The Pseudomonas sp. B21-023 genomic interval GCGCCGACGCTCCAGGTGTCGCGGCTGTAGGTCAGGCCCAGGCGGCTTTCCAAGGGCGGCATTTGCGGTAGCGCCTTGCCATCACTGCTGTTCTTGCCCCAAGCGTAGGCGAGCGTGGCGTCGGCCTTCCAGTTCTCGGTCAGCTTGTAGGCCGCGCCCAGTTCACCGCCCATGATGCGGGCGTCGATGTTCTGCGCCTGGGAGGTGAGGTTGCCCATCATGTTGCGTTGGTAGTCGAACAGGATGTAGTCGCGGATCTGGCCAACATAGCCCGATGCCCAGGCTTCCAGACGCTCGTCGCGATACTGGATGCCGAAGTCGAGCTGGGTGGTTTTCTCCGGCTTGATGCCGTCGAAGGCATTCACCGAGCCGGCCGGGGGGCGCTTGGGCGAGAACAGCTCCCAGTAGTCGGGGAAGCGCTGGGTGTGACCGAGGCCGATGTAGGTGGTGGCGGGGATCGCCGCCAGGTCGTGCTCGTAGCGCACGAAACCGCTGGGCAGCGTGTCGGCGCGGGTGTCGCCCTCGGTGGCGCTGCCCTTGCGGAAGTCGCGGGCCGAGGCGCGGTCCAGGCGGGCGCCGGTGATCAGGCGGTCCTCGCCGGTCGCATACCAGGTGAGCTCGCCGAAGGCGCCGTAGTTGTGGAAGTCGGCATCCTTGGTCCAAGGCTGGCCCTTGTGCGCGTTGACCCCCATGCCGCCACGCTGGCGGTGCTCGTTGGTCTGCGCATCGATGCCGCTGATCAGTTGCACGTCAGCCCAGCGCCAGGTGGCCTTGATCCGCGCACCCAGGGTGCGGCGGTCGACGTTGCTGACCATGGGCATGCCCATCATGCCGCTGCCCGACGGGGTGCGCAGGGTGTAGTTGTCCATCACGTGGTCGGCGTAGTTGTAGTAGACCTGCGCCTCGACCTTGTCGAGCATCTCGCCGAGGTTGGACTTCTCGAAGCGCAGCCCCAGGCTTTCACGCTTGAACTGGGAACCGTCCATGCCACGCCCGGCGGAGCGGGCCTCGCCGTCGCCCTTGCCGGCGGTCAGCTCGAGCAGGGTGTCGGCGTCCGGGGTCCAGCCGAGGCTGACATCGCCGTTCCACTTGTCCCAGCGCGAAGGCACGGTGTCGCCGTTGCCGTCTTCGAAGTCGTCCGAGTGCGACTGGTTGCCGACGAAGCGCACATAGCCGAGCTGGTTGCCGGCCGCGGCGTCTAGCACTTTGTCGAAGCGACCGTTGGAGCCGGCCAGCACGCTGCCGTTGACCCGGCTGCCGAGCTCGCCGAATTTCTCCGGGTCACGCTCGAAGAGTATGGTACCGGCCGAACCGCCCGGCCCCCAGATCACGCTTTGCGGGCCCTTGATCACGGTGAGGCGGTCGTAGGTTTCCGGGGAGATGTACGAGGTCGGGGCGTCCATGCGGCCCGGGCAGGCGCCGAGCATCATGCCGCCGTTGGTGAGGATGTTCAGGCGCGAGCCGAACATGCCGCGCAGCACCGGGTCGCCATTGGTGCCGCCCGCGCGGATCACCGAGAAACCGGGGATGGTCTTGAGGTAGTCGCCGCCGTCGCTGGCCGGCACGGGCTGGCGCGGGTCCTTGGGGTTGGTGACCACGGTCAGCGGCGAGCTCGGGGCGATGGCGGTGATCACCGTCGGGCTCAGCTCGGCAGTGTCGTGGATGTGGCCTTCATGGCCGGTTTCGACGGCAAAGGCCAGTGGCGCGAGCAGCGAGCCGCACAGTACGGCGATGGTCCCACGCAGGGAAAGTGCAAAAACAGGGGTGCAGCCGGACATAATGATTCCAGTCGATCAGTCATGAGTCAGCGCGAAGCCTCCTGGCTTCGGGCGTTTATCGCGTTGTGT includes:
- a CDS encoding TonB-dependent copper receptor, with translation MSGCTPVFALSLRGTIAVLCGSLLAPLAFAVETGHEGHIHDTAELSPTVITAIAPSSPLTVVTNPKDPRQPVPASDGGDYLKTIPGFSVIRAGGTNGDPVLRGMFGSRLNILTNGGMMLGACPGRMDAPTSYISPETYDRLTVIKGPQSVIWGPGGSAGTILFERDPEKFGELGSRVNGSVLAGSNGRFDKVLDAAAGNQLGYVRFVGNQSHSDDFEDGNGDTVPSRWDKWNGDVSLGWTPDADTLLELTAGKGDGEARSAGRGMDGSQFKRESLGLRFEKSNLGEMLDKVEAQVYYNYADHVMDNYTLRTPSGSGMMGMPMVSNVDRRTLGARIKATWRWADVQLISGIDAQTNEHRQRGGMGVNAHKGQPWTKDADFHNYGAFGELTWYATGEDRLITGARLDRASARDFRKGSATEGDTRADTLPSGFVRYEHDLAAIPATTYIGLGHTQRFPDYWELFSPKRPPAGSVNAFDGIKPEKTTQLDFGIQYRDERLEAWASGYVGQIRDYILFDYQRNMMGNLTSQAQNIDARIMGGELGAAYKLTENWKADATLAYAWGKNSSDGKALPQMPPLESRLGLTYSRDTWSVGALWRLVAEQNRIAQNQGNVVGKDYDKSAGFGVFSLNGAYKVNNNLKLSAGVDNLFDKAYAEHLNLAGNAGFGYPANSTQPVNEPGRTFWTKVDFSF